A genomic segment from Candidatus Bathyarchaeia archaeon encodes:
- a CDS encoding CopG family transcriptional regulator: MGGYVTVSVKVPLEVKEKLKELGLKPSKVLRKAIEDAIREEEVKRLKRRIEAVQATLAKIPVEEVVKSIREDREGR; the protein is encoded by the coding sequence TTGGGTGGTTATGTAACGGTTTCCGTCAAGGTTCCTTTAGAAGTTAAGGAGAAGCTTAAAGAGTTGGGGTTAAAGCCTTCGAAGGTTCTGAGGAAGGCGATTGAAGACGCCATCAGGGAGGAAGAGGTGAAAAGACTCAAGAGAAGAATAGAGGCCGTACAGGCCACGTTGGCTAAGATCCCGGTGGAGGAGGTGGTGAAGTCCATTAGGGAGGACAGGGAGGGGCGTTGA
- a CDS encoding nucleotidyltransferase domain-containing protein, with the protein MWLPRWVGELYASLHVNFGGEAFHFEDALKFSKSASMAKVALAKLKRMGCLYVHRRFNRRRSYRLCDPEVLIHILSGKITNLWMFKQGRYCRLIGRASVEILKKMPDVRSIVVYGSVARGVAREDSDVDMLVIMESAESLGARLNQLLKIEASGKVKEEIDWLYNDGVDTHISFLPLNTEEARFFPPVLLDVIHEGIPIFDDGFYTSLVKEKAMILSRLKAKRVYISENEWFWDLKPDIKLGDVIVI; encoded by the coding sequence ATGTGGCTTCCCAGATGGGTGGGAGAGCTTTACGCAAGCCTCCACGTGAATTTTGGAGGAGAGGCATTCCACTTCGAGGATGCCCTCAAGTTCTCTAAATCCGCTTCGATGGCTAAGGTCGCCCTAGCGAAGTTGAAGAGGATGGGATGCCTGTACGTTCACAGGCGGTTCAATAGAAGGAGGAGTTACAGGCTATGCGACCCAGAAGTCCTAATCCACATCCTCTCCGGTAAGATAACTAACTTATGGATGTTTAAGCAGGGGAGGTACTGCCGGTTAATAGGACGCGCCTCCGTGGAGATCCTAAAAAAGATGCCTGATGTGAGGAGCATAGTCGTGTATGGGAGCGTCGCCAGGGGGGTTGCGAGGGAAGACAGCGACGTGGACATGCTCGTAATAATGGAGAGCGCGGAGAGCTTAGGGGCGAGGCTTAATCAACTTTTAAAGATAGAAGCTTCAGGTAAGGTGAAGGAGGAAATAGATTGGCTCTACAACGACGGCGTCGACACTCACATCTCTTTCCTACCCCTAAATACGGAGGAGGCAAGATTCTTCCCACCAGTCCTGTTGGACGTGATCCATGAAGGGATACCGATATTTGACGACGGATTCTACACCTCCCTAGTTAAAGAGAAGGCGATGATTCTATCTAGGCTTAAGGCGAAGAGGGTCTATATCTCTGAGAACGAGTGGTTCTGGGATCTAAAACCCGACATAAAGCTCGGGGATGTGATCGTGATTTGA
- a CDS encoding HEPN domain-containing protein, whose protein sequence is MRSVEVSASMLEQAYSRLKSARTALKDRNYAYAVRSSQECVELSLKAALRLVGVEYPKKHDVSRVLIMNKERFPEWFTVEKFAEISTALAEKREPAMYGDELRMMPASRLFDEGQAKEALRDAEQVYSASVKLLNEVKLKIEGESSPT, encoded by the coding sequence TTGAGGAGCGTAGAAGTAAGCGCCTCGATGCTCGAGCAAGCATATTCGAGGCTGAAGTCGGCGCGGACAGCCTTAAAAGATAGGAACTACGCCTACGCTGTGAGAAGCTCCCAGGAATGCGTGGAGCTGAGTTTGAAGGCGGCCCTAAGGCTTGTGGGCGTGGAATATCCCAAGAAACATGATGTAAGCCGAGTCCTAATAATGAATAAAGAGAGGTTTCCAGAATGGTTTACCGTGGAAAAATTCGCGGAGATAAGCACCGCTTTGGCTGAGAAGAGGGAGCCGGCTATGTACGGAGACGAGTTGAGGATGATGCCCGCGTCGAGGTTATTCGACGAAGGACAGGCGAAAGAGGCTTTAAGAGACGCCGAACAAGTATACAGCGCCAGCGTAAAGCTCCTTAATGAAGTGAAGCTTAAAATCGAGGGAGAATCTAGCCCCACATGA
- a CDS encoding PIN domain-containing protein: MGLIDSFAWIEYFKGSRRGANIKEYVESCEPIYTPSICLVEIKSKYLTESKDPTTRIELILERSFIVPLDAEVALLAAEIRKVFG; the protein is encoded by the coding sequence ATGGGGCTTATTGACTCATTCGCATGGATAGAGTATTTCAAGGGCTCGAGAAGGGGCGCTAATATAAAGGAGTACGTGGAAAGTTGCGAACCGATATATACGCCTTCGATATGCCTCGTAGAAATAAAATCAAAATACCTAACAGAGAGCAAAGATCCGACAACTAGGATTGAGCTGATACTCGAGAGAAGCTTTATCGTACCATTAGACGCGGAAGTGGCTTTATTGGCCGCGGAGATAAGGAAAGTTTTTGGATGA
- a CDS encoding type II toxin-antitoxin system VapC family toxin: protein MSYLFDSSAIFKAVAGNVIEVLTGNYTVELARYELGNILWKERIHHRRLSGGEAEELIKLVKDALSLMKVLSVDCHEEEVFNVAEKLELTFYDASYVYYAEKMSLTLITEDEKLTDKAKPRIKVSKLNSIL, encoded by the coding sequence TTGAGCTATCTTTTCGACTCCTCCGCGATATTTAAGGCGGTGGCTGGAAACGTTATCGAGGTTTTGACTGGAAACTACACGGTGGAGTTGGCTAGGTATGAGTTGGGCAACATTCTATGGAAGGAGCGCATACACCATAGGAGGCTCAGCGGCGGCGAGGCGGAGGAGCTGATAAAACTCGTTAAAGATGCGCTTAGCCTCATGAAGGTTCTCAGCGTCGATTGCCATGAAGAAGAGGTATTCAACGTGGCTGAAAAGTTGGAGTTAACCTTCTACGACGCATCATACGTTTATTACGCTGAAAAAATGAGTTTGACGCTCATAACCGAGGATGAAAAGTTAACGGATAAGGCTAAACCCCGCATCAAGGTTTCAAAACTCAATAGCATACTTTAA